In Gadus macrocephalus chromosome 11, ASM3116895v1, a single genomic region encodes these proteins:
- the pou3f2b gene encoding POU domain, class 3, transcription factor 2, whose translation MATTASNHYNILTSSASIVHSEPGSMQQAAAYRDAQTLLQNDYSLQSNSHPLSHAHQWITALSHGEGAPWSSSPLGDQDIKPSVQGRDDMHNSSNNNLQQQQQQHQPRPPHLVHQSHGNSHHDARAWRTTAATPHIPSMATSNGQSLIYAQPGFGVNGLIPGSGQGMHHHSLRDHEDHHSPHLSDHGHAPSQHQQQGGHHDHSDEDTPTSDDLEQFAKQFKQRRIKLGFTQADVGLALGTLYGNVFSQTTICRFEALQLSFKNMCKLKPLLNKWLEEADSTSGSPTSLDKIAAQGRKRKKRTSIEVSVKGALESHFLKCPKPAASEITSLADSLQLEKEVVRVWFCNRRQKEKRMTPPGGALPGTEDVYGDTPPHHGVQTPVQ comes from the coding sequence ATGGCGACCACAGCGTCCAATCACTACAACATCCTCACCTCCAGCGCATCCATCGTGCACTCGGAGCCCGGCAGCATGCAGCAAGCCGCGGCGTACAGGGACGCGCAGACCCTGTTGCAGAATGACTACTCGCTGCAGAGCAACAGTCACCCGCTCAGCCACGCGCACCAGTGGATCACGGCGCTGTCGCACGGGGAAGGCGCCCCGTGGTCCTCGAGCCCGCTCGGCGACCAGGACATCAAGCCCAGCGTGCAGGGGCGAGACGACATGCACAACTCCAGCAACAAcaacctccagcagcagcaacagcagcaccaGCCGCGACCGCCCCACCTGGTGCACCAGTCGCACGGGAACAGTCACCACGACGCGCGGGCGTGGAgaaccaccgccgccaccccaCACATACCAAGCATGGCGACGTCGAACGGCCAAAGCCTTATCTATGCCCAGCCGGGGTTCGGCGTTAACGGTCTGATCCCGGGAAGCGGACAGGGGATGCACCACCACAGCCTGAGGGACCACGAGGACCACCACAGCCCGCACCTCAGTGACCACGGACACGCGCCGtcccagcaccagcagcagggggggcaCCACGACCACTCGGACGAGGACACGCCGACCTCGGACGACCTGGAGCAGTTCGCCAAGCAGTTCAAGCAGCGGCGGATCAAGCTGGGCTTCACGCAGGCCGACGTTGGACTCGCCCTGGGGACGCTGTATGGAAATGTGTTTTCCCAGACCACCATTTGCAGGTTCGAGGCCCTGCAGctcagcttcaaaaacatgtgtaAGCTCAAGCCTTTGTTGAACAAGTGGTTGGAGGAGGCAGACTCCACATCGGGGAGCCCCACCAGCTTGGACAAAATCGCCGCGCAGGGGAGGAAACGGAAAAAACGGACCTCTATCGAGGTGAGCGTTAAAGGGGCTTTGGAAAGCCATTTTTTGAAGTGCCCTAAACCAGCAGCGTCGGAAATTACATCACTGGCGGACAGTCTTCAGCTAGAAAAAGAAGTGGTGAGGGTTTGGTTTTGTAacaggagacagaaagagaaacggATGACCCCTCCCGGAGGAGCTCTCCCGGGGACCGAGGATGTGTACGGGGACACGCCGCCCCACCACGGAGTCCAAACCCCGGTCCAATGA